A genomic region of Deltaproteobacteria bacterium contains the following coding sequences:
- a CDS encoding DUF1638 domain-containing protein, translating into MAKIGIITCQILELEFAHVLSADTEVSDVFVVDNEFSAGLLSELKDHGKKPVHRLTTLKEFGKTSGDGHQVLIRVMEVGLHSVTKNLQRHVVSAVEEMAQHVESVLLGYGLCGNALDHAKDLFSEVGVPVMLPMDEDHPVDDCVGLIIGGRENYYARQCECAGTMFMNAGFSRHWRKILDSDIPEELLPKKDMLLKRMMRDYERSLLLPTKVLGEIEMMANIEAFNAKFGLRTESTPGTLALLEKAWQEAKNRSAEKC; encoded by the coding sequence ATGGCCAAAATTGGTATTATCACCTGCCAAATCCTGGAACTCGAGTTCGCCCACGTGTTGAGTGCTGACACGGAAGTCTCGGATGTCTTTGTTGTCGACAACGAGTTTTCAGCGGGTTTGCTTTCAGAACTCAAGGACCACGGCAAAAAGCCGGTGCATAGGCTGACAACCCTAAAGGAATTCGGGAAAACGTCAGGCGACGGGCACCAAGTATTGATCCGGGTCATGGAGGTCGGACTGCATTCCGTGACTAAAAACCTGCAACGCCATGTGGTGTCTGCCGTCGAGGAGATGGCCCAGCACGTGGAAAGCGTCCTTCTCGGATACGGTCTGTGTGGAAATGCCCTGGACCATGCCAAGGATCTTTTTTCGGAAGTGGGTGTACCAGTGATGCTTCCCATGGATGAAGACCATCCGGTGGACGACTGCGTGGGGCTCATTATCGGTGGACGTGAAAATTATTATGCGCGGCAATGCGAGTGCGCAGGCACCATGTTCATGAATGCCGGATTTTCCCGGCACTGGCGGAAGATCCTGGACTCGGATATCCCTGAGGAATTGCTCCCGAAAAAAGACATGCTCCTGAAGCGCATGATGCGAGACTACGAACGCAGCCTGCTGCTGCCCACCAAAGTGCTGGGCGAAATAGAGATGATGGCGAACATCGAAGCATTCAATGCCAAATTCGGTCTCCGCACCGAGTCCACCCCAGGCACGTTGGCGTTGCTTGAAAAGGCGTGGCAGGAAGCGAAAAACCGGTCAGCTGAAAAATGTTGA
- a CDS encoding epoxyqueuosine reductase: MSKQNGVYSAAEIKKICLDAGAEDVGFVDLDRDALQQKEREGILHVYSLTRTVISVIIANNRENIQSPARYVANEEYHRTGDRTSNVSREILRRLNQLGIRGVVVNRGWPMAMERYPGKIWDVSHKIMAVEAGLGHMGMNRLVLHPKYGSSVQLESILENGAMDVYDYPLKENPCIKCNLCAAVCPTGAITKNQPFDFMACITHTYRDNYIGFNNLVEAIVTSHDMGEYRSHFDDRETGFMWQSLMFKMSYRCSYCMAVCPAGEEVKPAYLENKKEHIERILKPLRDRQERVYVTAGSMAEARATGNKNKEVMIVKGITRSNPK; this comes from the coding sequence ATGTCCAAACAGAACGGAGTTTATTCAGCCGCTGAGATCAAGAAAATCTGCCTGGATGCCGGGGCCGAAGACGTAGGATTCGTGGACCTGGACCGCGATGCGCTCCAGCAGAAGGAGCGTGAAGGGATCTTACACGTCTATTCCCTTACCCGGACTGTCATTTCAGTCATTATCGCAAACAATCGCGAAAACATTCAGAGCCCGGCCCGCTATGTGGCTAATGAGGAATATCATCGTACGGGAGACAGGACTTCGAACGTTTCGCGAGAGATCCTTCGTCGACTGAACCAACTCGGCATCCGTGGGGTTGTTGTAAACCGTGGGTGGCCCATGGCCATGGAACGGTATCCAGGAAAGATCTGGGATGTCAGCCACAAGATCATGGCCGTGGAGGCCGGTCTGGGACACATGGGCATGAACCGGCTGGTCCTTCATCCGAAGTACGGTAGCAGTGTCCAGTTGGAAAGTATCCTGGAGAATGGCGCGATGGATGTATATGATTATCCCCTTAAGGAAAATCCCTGCATCAAGTGTAATCTATGTGCCGCCGTCTGTCCCACCGGAGCCATCACCAAAAACCAACCCTTTGATTTTATGGCCTGCATCACTCATACGTACAGAGACAATTACATCGGGTTTAATAACCTGGTGGAAGCCATCGTCACCTCTCACGACATGGGGGAATACCGTTCTCATTTCGATGATAGGGAGACGGGCTTCATGTGGCAATCTTTGATGTTTAAGATGAGCTACCGGTGCAGCTACTGCATGGCTGTCTGCCCGGCGGGAGAAGAAGTCAAACCCGCCTATCTGGAAAACAAGAAAGAACATATCGAAAGGATTCTCAAACCGTTGAGAGACCGTCAGGAGCGGGTGTACGTTACAGCCGGATCTATGGCGGAAGCAAGGGCTACGGGGAATAAGAATAAGGAAGTCATGATCGTGAAGGGGATAACGCGATCTAATCCAAAATAG